Proteins encoded in a region of the Pseudochaenichthys georgianus chromosome 20, fPseGeo1.2, whole genome shotgun sequence genome:
- the c20h11orf65 gene encoding protein MFI has translation MSSQDKGPQEPRQETLQQVAATVIQKAWRRHVCIEVFKYVKCLINECNQRDPKKILKSVNPREAELLDAAAGVFIRFRLGGITFPPNIYYKIYTHRPITDMCASSPKDYTQPDLKKPAAQQNKQRQPLKQEDRSGWYRRLENNSWRLFCSKVASMSEPEEIGANKEMDFHHSRLQRQQDVDMWRKKRKIEWLKHMYNQGRLQTHPVHRHMAILVENSAQEVMSTIKEKGNAEILEWELDELLAWTNTLNFEDYMQDWKGLACSDSSEPSKDSYSYPPRLDQHELAAVAAEDG, from the exons ATGAG CTCTCAGGACAAGGGTCCCCAGGAGCCCCGACAGGAGACCCTGCAGCAGGTAGCAGCCACAGTAATCCAGAAGGCCTGGAGAAGACATGTG TGCATAGAGGTGTTCAAGTATGTCAAATGTCTTATCAATGAGTGCAACCAGCGCGATCCCAAGAAGATCCTAAAATCTGTCAATCCTCGAGAG GCAGAGTTGCTGGATGCTGCCGCTGGCGTGTTCATCAGATTTCGACTTGGAGGG ATTACCTTTCCACCCAACATCTATTACAAGATCTACACCCATCGACCCATTACTGATATGTGTGCCAGCAGCCCGAAGGACTACACCCAGCCAGACCTGAAGAAGCCTGCAGCTCAACAGAATAAACAACGCCAGCCTCTTAAGCAGGAGGACCGATCAGGATGGTACCGGCGATTGGAGAACAACAGCTGGAGGCTCTTCTGTAGCAAG GTGGCGTCCATGAGTGAGCCCGAAGAGATCGGCGCTAACAAGGAAATGGACTTTCACCACTCCAGGTTGCAGCGGCAACAGGATGTAGACATGTGGCGGAAGAAGAGGAAAATAGAATGGCTGAAGCACAT GTATAACCAGGGTCGTCTGCAGACTCACCCGGTGCATCGACACATGGCGATACTGGTGGAGAATTCAGCACAGGAAGTGATGTCAACCATTAAGGAGAAGGGAAATGCTGAGATACTGGAGTGGgagctggatgagctgctggccTGGACCAACACTCTCAACTTTGAGGA TTACATGCAGGATTGGAAAGGTTTGGCCTGCAGTGACTCCTCTGAGCCAAGCAAAG ATTCATATTCATATCCACCCAGGTTAGATCAAcacgagcttgctgctgtggctGCTGAAGACGGTTAG
- the pomp gene encoding proteasome maturation protein, translating to MCRNVNGTQPDIQVHPTESGRNGITMNTRGLRSQLKDSVPVAGLCPQGAYGVQDSLRSGFTSVKNELLPSHPLELSEKNFMLNQDKMNFSSLRNIQGLHAPLKLQMEYRAARQIQRLPFLQSSNLALDTLRGNDESIGFEDILNDPTQSEMMGEPHMMVEYKLGLM from the exons ATGTGTCGTAATGTAAACGGGACTCAACCGGATATTCAAGTGCATCCAACAGAAAGTGGAAGAAACGGAATCACAATG AATACACGAGGACTCCGCTCTCAGCTGAAAGACAGCGTACCTGTGGCAGGCTTGTGTCCACAGGGAGCTTATGGTGTGCAGGACTCTCTGCGTAGTGG ATTTACCAGCGTAAAGAATGAGCTCCTTCCAAGTCACCCGCTGGAGCTGTCCGAGAAAAAT TTCATGCTGAACCAGGACAAGATGAACTTCTCTTCTCTCAGAAACATCCAGGGTCTGCATGCTCCACTTAAACTACAGATGGAGTACAGAGCCGCTagacag aTCCAGCGTCTGCCGTTCTTACAGAGTTCAAACCTGGCTCTAGATACGCTGCGAGGAAATGATGAGTCCATTGGCTTTGAGGACATCCTCAACG ATCCAACCCAGAGTGAAATGATGGGCGAGCCACACATGATGGTGGAATACAAACTTGGACTGATGTAA